The window ATCGCAATGGCATTTGTTTTGAGCTTAAAGGGAATATGAACTTCAACAATTTTACCATAAAAGCCCAGGAAGCAGTTCAACAGGCTTCTGAAATAGCCCAGGGCAACCAGCAACAGGCCATTGAAACAGCACACCTGCTTAAAGGTTTGCTTACTGTTGATGAAAACGTAGTTTCTTATGTATTGAAGAAACTTAACGTTAACCTGAATACCTTAAACCAAAACCTTGATGCAGAGATTGCGAGATTTCCGAAAGTGAGCGGAAGCAATGTCTATCTGTCATCAAATGCCAATAGTGTTTTACAAAAAGCACAAACATTTTTAAAAGAATTTAAAGATGAGTTTGTTTCAGTAGAGCACCTATTATTGGGAATTTTAGCGGTAAACGACTCCGTTTCTAAATTATTAAAAGAACAGGGCGTTAATGAGAAAGACCTAAAAAAAGCCATTATAGAGCTACGTGGCGATAACCGAGTAACCGATCAGAATGCCGAAGCCACTTATCAGGCTTTGGGTAAATATGCACGTAACTTAAACGAATATGCCGAAAGCGGAAAACTGGATCCGGTAATTGGCCGAGATGAAGAAATTCGCCGGGTAATTCAAATTTTATCGCGCAGGACCAAAAACAACCCGATTTTAATTGGTGAGCCTGGTGTGGGTAAAACTGCTATTGCCGAGGGGATTGCTTTCAGGATTATTAAAGGCGATGTGCCCGAAAACCTAAAAAGCAAAACCGTTTACTCGCTTGATATGGGCGCATTAATTGCCGGTGCCAAATACAAAGGCGAGTTCGAAGAACGCTTAAAGGCCGTTGTAAAAGAGGTTACCCAAAGTGATGGCGATATCATTTTGTTTATTGATGAGATACATACTTTGGTTGGTGCAGGCGGTGGCGAAGGAGCAATGGATGCCGCAAACATCCTGAAACCAGCCTTAGCTCGTGGCGAATTAAGGGCCATTGGTGCAACTACTCTGGATGAGTATCAAAAATATTTAGAGAAAGATAAAGCCCTGGAGCGTCGTTTCCAAAAGGTAATGGTTGAAGAACCTGATACTCAGGATGCCATTTCTATCCTGCGTGGATTGAAAGAACGTTATGAAACCCACCACAAAGTACGGATTAAAGACGAAGCCATTATTGCAGCGGTTGAAATGAGTCAGCGTTATATTGCCGACCGTTTCTTACCCGATAAAGCCATCGATTTAATGGACGAGGCAGCTTCTAAACTGCGCATGGAAATGGATAGTGTACCTGAGAATGTAGATGCATTAGACCGCGAAATTATGCGGCTTGAAATTGAGCGCGAAGCCATTAAACGCGAAAAAGACGACAGAAAAGTTCAGGAGTTATCAGAAGAAATTGCCAATTTATCGGCCGAGCGGGATGAATTTAAAGCCAAATGGCAGGGCGAAAAAGATTTGGTTGATGCCGTAAATAACCAGATTGAGCAAATTGAGCACTATAAATTAGAAGCAGAACAGGCCGAACGTGCCGGAGATTATGGCAAGGTAGCCGAAATCCGTTACGGAAAAATTAAAGAAGCACAGGATAAAGTTGAGCAGTTAAAAGCCGATTTAGAAAGCCAGCAAAGCGACAGCCGCATGCTTAAAGAAGAGGTGACAGCCGACGATATTGCAGGCGTAGTTGGCCGGTGGACAGGTATTCCCGTTACTAAACTGATTGCGAGCGAACGCGAAAAGCTTTTAAATTTAGAACATGAACTACACCAACGCGTGGCTGGTCAGGACGAAGCTATTGAAGCCATTTCTGATGCGATCCGCCGTTCGCGTGCCGGTTTGCAAGATAAACGTAAACCAATTGGCTCATTCATATTTTTAGGAACAACCGGGGTAGGTAAAACCGAATTGGCCAAAGCATTGGCAGAGTTTTTATTTAACGATGAAAACGCGTTGACCCGTATCGATATGAGTGAATACCAGGAGCGCCATGCTGTTTCGCGATTAATTGGTGCGCCTCCGGGATATGTGGGTTACGATGAAGGCGGACAGCTGACTGAGGCCGTAAGACGTAAACCTTACTCGGTAGTATTGCTTGATGAGATTGAAAAAGCGCATCCTGATGTGTTTAACATTTTATTACAGGTGCTGGATGATGGCCGCTTAACCGATAATAAAGGTAGAACGGTGAACTTCAAAAATACGATCATCATCATGACCTCGAATATTGGTGCACACTTAATCCAGGATAATTTCAAAAATTTAAGTGATGAAAACCGCGATGAAGTGATTGCGAAAACCAAAAATGAGCTGTTCGAAGTG is drawn from Pedobacter sp. HDW13 and contains these coding sequences:
- the clpB gene encoding ATP-dependent chaperone ClpB is translated as MNFNNFTIKAQEAVQQASEIAQGNQQQAIETAHLLKGLLTVDENVVSYVLKKLNVNLNTLNQNLDAEIARFPKVSGSNVYLSSNANSVLQKAQTFLKEFKDEFVSVEHLLLGILAVNDSVSKLLKEQGVNEKDLKKAIIELRGDNRVTDQNAEATYQALGKYARNLNEYAESGKLDPVIGRDEEIRRVIQILSRRTKNNPILIGEPGVGKTAIAEGIAFRIIKGDVPENLKSKTVYSLDMGALIAGAKYKGEFEERLKAVVKEVTQSDGDIILFIDEIHTLVGAGGGEGAMDAANILKPALARGELRAIGATTLDEYQKYLEKDKALERRFQKVMVEEPDTQDAISILRGLKERYETHHKVRIKDEAIIAAVEMSQRYIADRFLPDKAIDLMDEAASKLRMEMDSVPENVDALDREIMRLEIEREAIKREKDDRKVQELSEEIANLSAERDEFKAKWQGEKDLVDAVNNQIEQIEHYKLEAEQAERAGDYGKVAEIRYGKIKEAQDKVEQLKADLESQQSDSRMLKEEVTADDIAGVVGRWTGIPVTKLIASEREKLLNLEHELHQRVAGQDEAIEAISDAIRRSRAGLQDKRKPIGSFIFLGTTGVGKTELAKALAEFLFNDENALTRIDMSEYQERHAVSRLIGAPPGYVGYDEGGQLTEAVRRKPYSVVLLDEIEKAHPDVFNILLQVLDDGRLTDNKGRTVNFKNTIIIMTSNIGAHLIQDNFKNLSDENRDEVIAKTKNELFEVLKQTIRPEFLNRIDELIMFTPLNRSEIRNIVSLQFKQVQHTLAEMGIEMEASDEALDWLAQLGYDPQFGARPLKRVIQKRILNELSKEILAGKIDKDSKIKLDMFDHNFVFLNQKAD